A segment of the Halogeometricum sp. S3BR5-2 genome:
CGAAGGCGACGAGCATCGAGGCGACCACGTCGAAGACGGCGAGGTCGGCGTCCGACCGCGTCCACCCGCGCGCCCGCATCGCGTACGAGTGCATCGTCACCAGCGTGACGTGCACCGCGCCGCCGAGGATGCCGGCGGCCAGCACCGCGCTCCCCGCCGGCAGCGTCGGGACGAGGCCGCGCGCCGCGGCGCCCGGGTCGACGGGAACGACGAGCAGCGAGGAGACGAACGCGACGACGACGCCGGCCACGAGCAGTTTCGCCGCCAGTTCGAGGAAGCCGTAGCCCCGGCCCGCGAGTCCGGCCGCGAGCACCAGCGCCCACGCGACGCCGCAGACCCCCGCGCCCACGCCCGTCACCGTCGACGTGACGCTCGCGAGGGTGTTCAGAATCACCAACTGCGCGGCGCCGGCGGCGACCACCACGTCGGCGACCAGCAGCCACGCCCACCGCTCGCCGAGGTGCGCCTCCACGACGGCGACGATTCCGCGCTCGGTCAGCAGACCCAGCCGCATCGCGAGGTACTGCGCGAGCGTCCCCGCGACGGCCGACAGCACGACGACCCACAGCAGCGAGTAGTCGAAACTCGCCCCGGCGGTGACGAGGCTCGCCATCGTCGCCGGCCCGGCCGCGACGGCGCCCGCGACCCACGCGGGTCCCATCCCGGACAGTCGCTCGCGCACCCCGGCCAGCCGAGTTCCCGAGACTGTCAACGCCGCGTCGCTCATCGGTCGTCACCTCCGTCGAACGCTGTTCGACGTGCGACGGAACTCATCGGTCCTCCGCCCCCTCGAAGGTCGGGTCGGTCCGGTCGTTCGGCTCGTCCGGGCCGTTCGCCTCCGTCGAGTCGCGCGGCGTTCCGCCGTCGGCGACGGGTCCGTCGAGGCGGCGAATCTCCCGCGAGAGGCGGTCGAGGTCGAACTCGCGGCTCGACAGGCGCGCCGCCGCGGCCGACGCGGTCGAAGAGACGAGGAACGCGCCGGCGAACGGCAGAAGGTAGGTCGGGTCGGGCGCCGGGAGGAGGCCGCCGAGGAGCGAGTCGACCGCGCCGTGCAGACCGAACGGGAAGGGGAAGAACGCGCTCCCGACGGCGAGGCCGAGGAGGGCGCTCGCCAGCGCCCCCCGTCCGGAGAGCCGACCGCTGAACAGCCCGTAGACGAGGGGGACGCCGACGGCGGCGCCGAGGAGGTCCGCGACGAAGAACAGGCTGAGGACGCTCCGCGCGCGGAGGCTGACGGCGACGGCGGCGACGGCGACGACGACGGTGACCGCGCGCGCCCCGAGGCGGAGCGTCCGGTCGTCGGGGTCGTCGAGCACCCGTGGCAGGTCGGCGGTGACGAGGCTCGACAGGGCGTTGAACAGCGAGTCGGCCGTGCTCGTCACGAGCAGCAGGGCGAGCAGGAGGACGCCGACGACCAGCGGCTCGGAGAAGGCGCCGTCCAACAGGACGAAGAAGGCGACGCCGGCGTTGTACTCCGCGCCCGCCGTGACCACGTCCGAGTTCCCGACGGCGACGACGCCGAGCAGCGTGGCCAAAAGGAGGACGAGACCATTGGCGACGGTGGCGACGCGGAAGCTCCGTTCGACCGTCTCGGAGCCGTCGGCGGCGTAGATGCGCTGCCACCACGTCTGGTTGAGGAGTTCCGCGCCGAGCACCGCGAACACGAGGGCGACGCCGAACCGGAGGCCGGGGACGTAGCCGGGGTCGAGAAGCGCCGGGTTCGCCTCCGCGACGCCGTCGACGACGGGGCCGGGGCCGCCGAGCGCGAACAGCAGGGCCGCGACGCTCCCGACGAGGAGGGGGAGGACGACGAACAGTTGTACGGCGTCGGTGGCGATGCTCGCCCGGAGGCCGCCGTAGGCGGTGTAGAGGAGGACGAATCCGGCGACGAGCGTGGCCGTCTGCCACTGCGGGACCCCCGCGACGTAGTGGAACGCCAGCGAGATGCCCGTCAACTCGGCGGCGAGGAAGACGAACATGTAGAGGGCGCTGACGGCGAGGACGAACGCGTACATCGCGCCGCCGTAGCGCGCGTAGGCGTACTCGGTCAGCGAGTGGCCCTCCGGAATCAGCTCCCGTATTTGGGGTCCCAATCGAGAGTACGCGAGCATCGGCGCGGCCTCGCCGAGTCCGTAGCCGACGGCGGCGGCGATGCCGTACAGCGCGCCCGCCTCGGGGGCCGACAGCAGTATCCACACGCCCATCACCGAGGCGACGAGCGTGGTGCTCAACCGCCCCTCGCCCGCGGTGCCGCGGGCGGTGATGAGGTCCTCGACGGAACCGACGCGCCCCCGCGAGAACCACAGCCCCAGCCCCGCGAAGACGGCGAGGGTGACGACGGTGAGACCGAGGGCGAGGGTCGAACTTACCACCGGCTCTCACCCTCCTCGGCGTCGCCCGCGTCGTAGGCCGACTCGAAGAACGCGACTTCCAGCGAGACGGTCCGCGTGAAGAGTCGTTCGAGGCGGCGCCGGCGCCGCGGCGAGGCGGCCGCGCCCTCCCGGTCGAGTTCCCCGCGGAGCCACCCCACGAACGCCCGAAAATCGTCGTTCGCGTGGAGGTGCACCCACTCGTCGAGGTAGAATCGGTCGGGCGACTGGGACCCCTCGGCGGCGGCCGCCGCCCACGCCTCGTACGTCCACTCCGCGGGCAGGAGCACGGCCAGTCGCTCGGCGTACCCGCCCTGCCGGGCGGCGCGTTCGATGAGGTCCTCGAACGCAAGCGTCGTCGGCGTTCGCGTCGGGTCCTCGTACGTCTCGCGCGGGACGCCCAGCGCCTCGAAGGAGCGCTCGAAGTAGTCGTCCTCCTCAGAAGTGAGCGTGCCGAGGAACGTCGACAGCCGACGCTTCGACGCCATCGTCGGCGCGTCGCCGACGGCGTGGCCGACGAGGCCGACGAGCGATTCCAGGAACGCGTAATCCTGCACCAGATACCGCCGGAACGCCGCGTCGTCCACCTCGCCGGCACCCAGTTCGCGGGTGAACCGGTGGGTCGTCGCCGCCGTCCACTCCGGCTCCGACCGTTCCCGGAGCCAGTCGGTGAAGCGGGCGTCTGTGACCGTCTCGGCGTACGCGTCGAACGAGTCGGGGACGGACTCGCTTCCGACCTCGGAGTCGCCGCCGTTCATATCGCCCACTCCTCCTGCCGCCACGCGGCGTCCCAGAAGCGGTACTCGTAGCGCCCCGACTCGTAGAACAGGTCGCGGTAGCGCTCGCGTTCGGCGTCGCTCGCATCGCGGGCCACGCCGTCCATCAGCTCTTTGCACCACGTCGTGAGTTCGGTGAACTCCGCGCCCGCGTAGGTGTCTATCCACTCGGCGTACCGCTCGTCGTCGGGTTCGCCTTTCGCCCGCAGTCGCTCGGCCGTCTCGTTGAACCCCCACATGCAGGGGAGGAGAACGGCGACCAGGTCGCCGAACGACCCGGTCGCGGCGGTGCGTACGAGGAAGTCCGTGTACGCGCGCGTCGTCGGCGAGGCTTCGGTCGCCTCCAACTCCGCCTCGCTGATTCCGAACTCCGCGGCGTACGCGCGGTGGAGGTCCATCTCCGTGTTGATGGTCGAATCCAGGAGTCCCGCGAACGTGCCCATTCGCTCCAAGTCGGGCGCCGTCGCGGCGCCGTAGGCGAACACCCGCGCGTAGTCGACTAAGTAGACGTAGTCCTGCCGCACCCAGTACTCGAAGGGGTCCGTCGAGAGCGTGCCCGCGCCCAACCGCTCGACCATCGGGTGGTCCTCGATGGCGTCCCAGAGCGGTTCGGCCACCGTCGACAGTTCGTCGGTGAAGCTCATGCTCGCCCGTACCGGCTCGGCGGTGAAATACGTTGGTAATACCACCGGATAATTACCGGGTCAAGACTCGATTACTCCCGCGCCGCGAACGCGCGGTCGAGGAGTCTGCTGGATAGCAAATTCAGCGCGAGGAAGGCGACGAACGCCGCGCCGACCAACCCCCACGCGTCGAGCGGGAGGGCTTCGACGCCGAAGAGGTCGTTCAGCGGCGTGTAGAGCACGACTAGTTGCAGGAGGAGCGTCAGCGCGATGGCGCCGACGAGCCACGGGTTCGACGCGAGCGAGAGGTCGTACCGCGCCCGTATCACCTGTATCCTGACCACCTCGACGACGACGAGGAAGGCGAACAGGAGCGTCTGCGCGCGGACCAGACTGCCGGTCGACTGCAGTCCGAAGAAGAACAGGGCGAGACCCGTCACGGTCATGACGAGGCCGATAGAACCGATCGAGGCCATCAGTCGCCCGTCGAGCACGGGTTCGTCCGTCGGCCGCGGCGGTTCGTCCATGATTCCCTCCGCCTTCGGGTCCGCCCCGAGCGCCAGCGCCGGGAAGCCGTCCGTCACGAGGTTGATCCAGAGGAGCATCACCGGCGTCAGGACGAGCGCCTCCGGTCGCTCGGCGAACACCTCCGGGAAGAGGACGGTTCCGAGGAGGACGCCGACGAACACGACGAGCACCTCGCCCGCGTTCGCCGAGAGGAGGTAGTTCACGAACTTGCGGATGTTGTCGAAGATGCCCCGCCCCTCGGCGATGGCGTCGCGGATGGTGGCGAAGTTGTCGTCGCGCAGCACCATATCGCTGGCCTGTTGGGCGACGTCGGTCCCCCGAATCCCCATCGAGATGCCCACGTCGGCGTTCCGCAGGGCTGGGGCGTCGTTGACGCCGTCGCCCGTCATCGCCACGTTGTGCCCGTTCGACTGGAGCGCACTCAACACCCGTACCTTGTGCTCGGGTTCGACGCGCGCGAACACCTCCGTCTCCTCGACGGCCTCGCGCAGTTCGGCCTCGGAGGACGACGCCACCTCCCGGCCCGTCAGCGCCCCCTCGGGGTCGAATCCGACCTCTCGCCCGATGGCCTTCGCCGTCTCGACGTTGTCGCCGGTGGCCATGACGACGCGGATTCCCGCCTCCCGACAGTCCGCGACGGCCTCGGGGACCCCCTCCCGCGGCGGGTCTAACATCCCCTGGAGGCCGAGAAACACCATGCCGCGCTCTATCTCCTCGTCCGGCGCGTCGGGGTCGGTCACCGCCCGCGCGGCGAACCCGAGGACGCGGAGGGCGTCGCCGGCGAACGCGCGGTTCGACTCCAGAATCGCCGCCCGTCGCTCGTCGGTGAGTTCGACCGCCTCGCCCCCGTCGAGCACCCGGTCGCAGTGGTCGAGCACCTGCTCCGGCGCGCCCTTCATGTAGGCGGTGACGCCCCCGCCGTCGGCGCCCGTCGCCCCGTCGCGGACCGCGTTCCGAACGCCCTCCTCTCCGTCCCCGCCCTCGCCCGCCGCGAGCACGGTCATGCGGCGCCGCTCCGAGGTGAACGGAATCACGCGCACGCGCCGGTGCGCGGCGTCGACGCCGGCCTTCGCGGCGGAGACGAGGAGGGCGACTTCGGTCGGGTCGCCGTAGTAGTCGACGTCCTGCGAGTCGGGCGCTCGCTCGGCGTTGTTGCACACCGCGCCGCAGCGAAGCATCGGTTCGAGGGGGACGGCGTCGGCGGTCCTTTCACCCTGACGGAACTCCCCGTCCGTCTCGGTCCCGGTTCCGGTCACGTCGTACGTCTCGCCCGCGGCGGCGGCGCGCACCACGGTCATCCGGTTCTCGGTGAGCGTTCCCGTCTTGTCGGTGACGATGGTGTCGACGGCGCCGAGGCTCTCGACGACGGGCAGGCGCCTGACGAGGGCGTTCTTCTCGACCATCCGCCGCGACCCGAGCGCCAGGGTGAGCGTGACGACGGCGGGCAACCCCTCCGGGACGGCCGCGACGGCGAGGGTGACGCCGACGAGGAGCACGGAGAGCGGACTGGCGGCGGTCAACAGCAGTTGGACGGCGGCGACGAGGGCGATGAGGCCGACGACGCCGTACCCGATGCGCGTGCCGAGGTGGTCGACCTCCGCCTGAAACGACGTCTCCTGTTCCTCGGCCGCCTCCATCTGCGTGGCGATGCCGCCCACCTCCGTGTCCATCCCCGTCGCGACGACGACGGCCGTCGCCTGCCCCTCGACCGCCGAGGTGTTCATGTACACCATGTTCGACCGCTCGGCCAGCGGCGCGTCGGCGTCGAGCGGTTCGGCCGACTTCTCGACGGCGGCGCTCTCGCCGGTGAGCGCCGACTCGTCCGTCTTGAGGCCGGCCGCCTCGACCACCCGCGCGTCGGCGGGCACCGCGTCCCCGCCCTCTAAGAACACCACGTCGCCGGGGACGACGGCCGTCGAGTCGACGGTCACCTTCTCGCCGTCGCGCAGGACGGTGGCCACGGGCGAGGATAGCTCTCGGAGCGCCTCGATGGACTTCTCGGCCCGGTAGTCCTGCACGAACCCGAACACGCCGTTGGCGAGGAGGATGAGGAGGATGAGCGCCGCGTCGGTGTAGTTCGCCTCGGCGCCCGGGAGCAGGCCGACGCCGAGCGAGAGCAGGGCCGCGAGCACGAGGATGTAGACGAGGACGTCCCGGAACTGTGCGAGGAATATCTCCACGAGGGAGATACTCTCGGACTGGCGTATCTCGTTCGGACCGTGCGCGTCGAGGCGGGCGGCGGCCTCCTCGCCACTCAGCCCCGCCGTCGAGGAGTCCACCCGCTCGAAGACGCGTTCGGCTGAATCGCCGTGCCACTCGCTCCCCCGCGGGTCGTCGGCGACCGCTTCGGTGGCGGCGTCCGCGGTCATCGTCGGCGCGGCGGTTCGAGCGGAGCGTCCCGGAGGCGAGGCATGGTCGTACTACGAGGCCTACCCCAAGAACCTGTGGCGCACGTCGTCGCAGACGCGGCGGTCCGTCGTTCTCGCTCGGCGGGAACGACGGCCGCCAGTCATGCGCTCGGGGGCCGTAGTCGTTGTCGAGAGCGATTCGCTCCCGAGGCTACGACGATGGACGACAACGCAGCGCACGACGCCGAGAAACGCCCGCCGAGAGAAACGGGTCCCGACCGGCCGCCGCGACTGGCGGCCGAGATAGT
Coding sequences within it:
- a CDS encoding divalent metal cation transporter produces the protein MSDAALTVSGTRLAGVRERLSGMGPAWVAGAVAAGPATMASLVTAGASFDYSLLWVVVLSAVAGTLAQYLAMRLGLLTERGIVAVVEAHLGERWAWLLVADVVVAAGAAQLVILNTLASVTSTVTGVGAGVCGVAWALVLAAGLAGRGYGFLELAAKLLVAGVVVAFVSSLLVVPVDPGAAARGLVPTLPAGSAVLAAGILGGAVHVTLVTMHSYAMRARGWTRSDADLAVFDVVASMLVAFGVYSVAIFLVAASVLSDPDLTTVGAAEALGPLVGPGAEWLFLLGLGGAAVSTLGGNTVAPPFLLADKLGWGTTVEDGRYRALLAGFALLSVPGAFIGGEVLGQLVLVLALGTVGTPFALALVLYLLNSRAVSEPTPTLANAGGVAVFLLSGALAANFVRGQVAGGVGPLSGAVLAFAVVVAAATVGVLGKYIREEVAGA
- a CDS encoding sodium:solute symporter family transporter; this encodes MVSSTLALGLTVVTLAVFAGLGLWFSRGRVGSVEDLITARGTAGEGRLSTTLVASVMGVWILLSAPEAGALYGIAAAVGYGLGEAAPMLAYSRLGPQIRELIPEGHSLTEYAYARYGGAMYAFVLAVSALYMFVFLAAELTGISLAFHYVAGVPQWQTATLVAGFVLLYTAYGGLRASIATDAVQLFVVLPLLVGSVAALLFALGGPGPVVDGVAEANPALLDPGYVPGLRFGVALVFAVLGAELLNQTWWQRIYAADGSETVERSFRVATVANGLVLLLATLLGVVAVGNSDVVTAGAEYNAGVAFFVLLDGAFSEPLVVGVLLLALLLVTSTADSLFNALSSLVTADLPRVLDDPDDRTLRLGARAVTVVVAVAAVAVSLRARSVLSLFFVADLLGAAVGVPLVYGLFSGRLSGRGALASALLGLAVGSAFFPFPFGLHGAVDSLLGGLLPAPDPTYLLPFAGAFLVSSTASAAAARLSSREFDLDRLSREIRRLDGPVADGGTPRDSTEANGPDEPNDRTDPTFEGAEDR
- a CDS encoding TenA family protein, with product MNGGDSEVGSESVPDSFDAYAETVTDARFTDWLRERSEPEWTAATTHRFTRELGAGEVDDAAFRRYLVQDYAFLESLVGLVGHAVGDAPTMASKRRLSTFLGTLTSEEDDYFERSFEALGVPRETYEDPTRTPTTLAFEDLIERAARQGGYAERLAVLLPAEWTYEAWAAAAAEGSQSPDRFYLDEWVHLHANDDFRAFVGWLRGELDREGAAASPRRRRRLERLFTRTVSLEVAFFESAYDAGDAEEGESRW
- the tenA gene encoding thiaminase II, which translates into the protein MSFTDELSTVAEPLWDAIEDHPMVERLGAGTLSTDPFEYWVRQDYVYLVDYARVFAYGAATAPDLERMGTFAGLLDSTINTEMDLHRAYAAEFGISEAELEATEASPTTRAYTDFLVRTAATGSFGDLVAVLLPCMWGFNETAERLRAKGEPDDERYAEWIDTYAGAEFTELTTWCKELMDGVARDASDAERERYRDLFYESGRYEYRFWDAAWRQEEWAI
- a CDS encoding cation-translocating P-type ATPase yields the protein MTADAATEAVADDPRGSEWHGDSAERVFERVDSSTAGLSGEEAAARLDAHGPNEIRQSESISLVEIFLAQFRDVLVYILVLAALLSLGVGLLPGAEANYTDAALILLILLANGVFGFVQDYRAEKSIEALRELSSPVATVLRDGEKVTVDSTAVVPGDVVFLEGGDAVPADARVVEAAGLKTDESALTGESAAVEKSAEPLDADAPLAERSNMVYMNTSAVEGQATAVVVATGMDTEVGGIATQMEAAEEQETSFQAEVDHLGTRIGYGVVGLIALVAAVQLLLTAASPLSVLLVGVTLAVAAVPEGLPAVVTLTLALGSRRMVEKNALVRRLPVVESLGAVDTIVTDKTGTLTENRMTVVRAAAAGETYDVTGTGTETDGEFRQGERTADAVPLEPMLRCGAVCNNAERAPDSQDVDYYGDPTEVALLVSAAKAGVDAAHRRVRVIPFTSERRRMTVLAAGEGGDGEEGVRNAVRDGATGADGGGVTAYMKGAPEQVLDHCDRVLDGGEAVELTDERRAAILESNRAFAGDALRVLGFAARAVTDPDAPDEEIERGMVFLGLQGMLDPPREGVPEAVADCREAGIRVVMATGDNVETAKAIGREVGFDPEGALTGREVASSSEAELREAVEETEVFARVEPEHKVRVLSALQSNGHNVAMTGDGVNDAPALRNADVGISMGIRGTDVAQQASDMVLRDDNFATIRDAIAEGRGIFDNIRKFVNYLLSANAGEVLVVFVGVLLGTVLFPEVFAERPEALVLTPVMLLWINLVTDGFPALALGADPKAEGIMDEPPRPTDEPVLDGRLMASIGSIGLVMTVTGLALFFFGLQSTGSLVRAQTLLFAFLVVVEVVRIQVIRARYDLSLASNPWLVGAIALTLLLQLVVLYTPLNDLFGVEALPLDAWGLVGAAFVAFLALNLLSSRLLDRAFAARE